A single window of Malus sylvestris chromosome 5, drMalSylv7.2, whole genome shotgun sequence DNA harbors:
- the LOC126624455 gene encoding protein transport protein Sec24-like At4g32640 produces the protein MYRQLPSPSFSRKFPKFYPRILQVAHKLVQPADKTLKTMAVEFAEYQVCVDLFITTQSDSYIDIASVSVIPRTTGGQFYYYYPFSTVSDSQSSTTIKVLRR, from the exons ATGTACCGCCAGCTTCCTTCCCCTTCCTTTTCCAGAAAATTTCCTAAGTTTTACCCGCGAATTTTACAG GTGGCCCATAAATTAGTCCAACCAGCGGACAAAACTTTAAAGACAATGGCAGTTGAATTTGCTGAATATCAG GTTTGTGTCGACTTATTTATCACTACCCAGTCAGACTCATACATAGACATTGCTTCTGTCTCTGTCATACCAAGAACAACTGGAGGGCAG TTCTACTATTATTACCCCTTCTCAACTGTCTCTGATTCTCAAAGCTCTACAACGATAAAGGTTTTGAGGCGGTGA